From Malaya genurostris strain Urasoe2022 chromosome 2, Malgen_1.1, whole genome shotgun sequence:
aacgatttgaagctttaattggtatgctctcatcttgtgtcatgcaagctcggatgaaattccatgttacgtCGTTGCGCCTAAGAAATTGAcagctaccccagggtaaattttgagtgcttaaaattaatttctaattcatataagatgaactcgattgataatgagaaaaagtttaatcaagatcaatctaagcagactctcgtgcaatagcggattcaaaagtgcgacgattgattgaactgtttgattgtagatcattagaaattttggttagcatgttccacatcaatggctcgaacaacccaatggggctgatccttgtagtttttagaaATGAATTTGGGACCAGGATGGTGATTCGGCACTGAATTgtaaacctggattctgatccgCAGTTGAATTTTAGCTACAGAATTCCGgtccacacggaaccacccgcgatcccatttcaaccagaatattagttgattttctgaattcgattggttaaaattgggtacaactaatcgattgttgttttaactaaactgtcatttttgtttttcaattagcaGAAacaatggttgaaacaactaatttaactgtttgaaaaaaaaatgctgtcaattaatgaggacacatacctttcaatttcaacaaatattttagttgaaataacttatgttgttattgaaacaaaattctgttagttgaaaaataaatcggttttatttgttttagacattgcaaatagttagaataaattatcattacgaaatcagtactgatctgatctctaagtgattttgatttttgtatgatcatgatcatgtcaagtcgagatcagtaaagatctaaattttaaaaaaatacttctgattcgatcggaaatgattgatgtagaaaaacgtttttagtcAGCAAAAGTGTCCGGAGGGGCGagtgcgaaattattaaatttacctataaTGAGTATtggaagatgatgccttcaaacggttgaactaaagttcttcactgataatattagtcaatttatatgagcttaagtgcatcaaccgctgggaattggaattttgcgacggcaattcaaacgcgccattcaatcgcagcgcgttctgtgtgtttgaaacccttcgctcctgttacttttataaattaaattcatgtcaaaaagcgttttattgctaatgcatgaacatcatcatcggtattaaacagctggaagtaaaacagtctgctggaagtaaatcaatgatcgaatttgaagcataaaatttttgcgcatacctgaaagattacgagatgatcattcattaacattttctaatttgtcaccaaatctttcacatcttaaacaaggttaactttatcacaacaccgctgttagataaacacttgttatcataaatttctcaaatcgaatgaacacaatttcaccaaacgctttaaccatcgatgttgttttcattgacattttgaagcgacacgaacagatttcaactaaaaaagttgttgattttgcattgcgattattgtttggctttcaactgtctccggcatttgacagcattcaagacaacatatttttcaactacttgaatatatgcaaatcaaaaaccatattggttgaatcaaaaagaaattagttaaatcaactatcgcaaaaatcaaaaactgcgatatcgcaattttatgatcgaagggttctccgtgcaagattcaattttcaaagtcggatccagacttCAGCTCCGAAATTCAATACTTGAATCCAGATCCGGAATTAGGTTTCAAAATCTTCAGATTCTAGTTCCTGAATTGAGTTACACTTTTAGAAATGTGGAACTGAGTTTTAGAACCAAATTCTAGAATTCAAAACCTTGACTCTTCAGTTTTAGCCGATTCTAGCCTTGGATGCTGGGcgaggaactgaattttagatctggattctggaaatgaacaaaaacctggattctgaaactaaatttctgAACTGAGCTCTAGAATCGGATTTTGGACCCGGATTCTGGTCTGAACTGAACGAGTGAACGCAAgctagaatgaatgaagcatcaaatttttaacctatttaaaaaaatctatcaaaccattttcatatgtttacgtttcgactTCGactcactgatgagtcgaagacgaaacgtaaacatatgacTATTTTCACTTTCGATTCACCCTTTTCAACAGGAAAgttattctaatagttcttttgtaaatatttatagCCCATAAAAGGGCTGATTTGCAGTCTTTTCACGGTTGTTACTAACTTTTCGGTGCATTTTGCTCCAATTCAACAacaaccagcagctggatgtcgCAATTTCTCTTTTTCCAATTTGCTCAGCTGACGGTGTCTTCAAAAGACGAACATTCCTATCGGTGTGGTATCTCTAAATTTTCAGCAAGAttagtttttcatttaaaattggtattccatttcaacaataaaaggcTCACTTCATTCCTATATATCTGCAGCTGCTATGGACGAAAACAACAAATTCTGAAAATTTACCATTTTGTCCAGTCTCCCCTACTCTACTTTGATATTATCATAGCAATTGATATGTCAGTTTATCAGTTTAAtaggtttggatttttttttcaatttcaattacaaACTATTCTTCAGGATCAAGTAGTAGGAAAAGGTTGCCTGAGCGGTTgttgcaaatttttcaatatctacAAAGTAGAACTTGGCCGCGGTAACGCCAGCCGGTTTTTGGGCACGTTGTATAATAAACTGAGCTGCTTTCTGCACATCGACGGGTTCCCGATACCAGGAGTATGCGTACATGGCATTTGCGATTTTTGCTGCCTAAAACAAAAGTAAAATAGATTCAAGTATTGCGAgaatgttcaatttgttcacctTATCACTCAGAATAGTACCATTGGTACAATAGACTGCCATTTCCACTACCATCAGTAGAAACAGAATAATTACGGGAACTGCTTCCGGACCGAAATTCTAGAACGGTTCACAGTAAGAAACTTTCCTACTGATAACTGATAGAATTACCTTGGTGACGTAGAACAGCATCAGACACCAAACGAGAGTGCAGCTCATCATTTGATTCATCAAAATCACAGTCATGGTGCTTTCCAGATGTTCCAGATATTTCAACGCCATCTGATGCAGCACGATAATTTCCCGTAACTCCACGCGACGTCCGTTCAATTGGGCTATGTTAGCCATAGCGTCAATTCGTTTGGCCAACAGATCGAACAGTTTCGATCCGTAGTAGATTATCTGTTGGAATACAATTCCTTTCAAGGCAACTATCACAGCCGAACAGCACGACGCTGGGTAGCAGAATGCCGTGAATATGAAGAAGTGTGTCGGATTTCGCAGAATATCCAACCAGTAGAATCTGGGAACCGTACGAAGTGTCAACCTTTGCAGTTGATTGGTTATTTTATACTTACTGAAGTTCGTAAATCAAAGTGAAATCTCCACGATCGGCTTCATCTAAGGTGATCAACTGTATCACCGAGGTCAGAGTAGGAACGCTTAGgaaaacaaaaagtaaaaatgCGATGTAAATAGCgtaaatttttgacagtttttcCATCCGCCGATTGAAGGACTCAATCTCGTCCTCCAGCTGTTCCGGCCACTTGCGCTGTAGAATGCACTCCAAAATGTCGATCAGCTGCTCGAAGGTTTGGTTTTTAGCGGCAAACGAGACCATGGTGATGCAATTTTCGGTCAAAAATATCGCTTCCGCCGTGCTTCGAATTAGCGAATTGAAACCCTCCTTGCCGGGTCCAAACACTAGCTTCGGACCGATCCAAACGACTACCAGGGAGCCAACCaggaaaatatatttgaatcgATTACGCTGAGTCCCCCACAGGCCAATGTGCTGGAGCACTTTTAGCCCCAACGGAAGGACACGCGCCTTTGGGTGGGAAATTTCCTGCACCAACTGCATCGTAAGCACTGAGATGTACGGCGATGCCACCGGGTTCTTTATTGGGAATATACCCGGTACGGTGTCACTAATGGGAAGGGATTtttaagaaaacaaaaaatggaAACAGAAAATTGATTAACGAAGAAACTCTTTTCCGTTTTAGGAGAAAAGAGAAATAATATCTAATTGTTCtgttttagtttttatttgCTTGAATAAAAAACTTTAGTTTCAAGTGccgttgataaaaaaaaataccgtgCGATGAATGTTCACTTTTTCTGTTGCAGAAAGCACACCATCAAATCAATCGATAAGCGGAATTGTTTTTCCTTTTATATATTAGAATTGCAACTCTACCTCATGAACAATAGTATAAAGGACAACAGTTTTAATTTGTGTACTTACTAGGAGATATTAGGAACAGTTTTATTACCATGATTCAATAGTTTTTTGCTGGCTCAGTATGTTTACTCGCTACGACACACGGTACTAATTGTAACCTTGagagctgaaagcgaaacggAGTAGGCGTTGCCTTTGAAGAAAAAACAGTGGGGTGGAAATCTCAGAGTCAGAAAGGACAttaaaaaattatacaaaaattGCAACTTTTTCTATTGAATCAGGGAAATGCCATATGTCTGAAAATTTTGTCTAATGTTCGAAAATACCTTCGTTGATTACTTCCGTAAATCCTTCGGAATAAGCAACTCCTGAAACAAACATCAGAGAAAACGGCGAAATCCCGACCGACTTACTCCGATTTTACTTTTTTGCACGGATGAAGCGAAAAATGCGGCTcgacagatttttttaaatgtcgaATGTATTTTTTGAATCGACTTTCTTCAAATCAGTGTTGCTCGGGgaaggctaattttgaaaaatgatgcaTACGAAGATTGGTAACTCCaatgaaacaaacaaaagaataaatgatttattaattttagttggtttgacgtgaaGTCAACAAAATTAAGTTCAGCTTTTGCAATGAccaagtggaaacatatattggagaagtcaaatgaatgaaaaacctaacagaaaagatgttttttttggaaaaagatacgtcctgtctctgagcatatcttcttccaaaaaatcatcttttctgagaGTTTCTCatccatttggcttctccaatatatgtttccactcagtcattgcaaaaaaaaaacacaaaaaatctaATCCGTCTTGAAAAAGAATGATTGGTTCCCTTGGAATCCATTAtgaaaaaactatttcgtgAAGTTACTAAGGTAATAGTGAACGACCAGATACCGGTATTTCGAAACGCTTTTTGCGTTCTTCATCAGAGTCTTTATCagtttataattaaaaaaatctaatactTTTCAAGAATTAGAAAACTTATTAAACGCTTATTTTAAAAATAGTAAGCAAACTCACGAAAAACACGAATAAAGTTTGTAAGTATTTAAGGGAGTGAGTAAGTAAGTGAGAAGTACATAAGCAAGTAAATAGGTATGTAAATAAGCAAGTTTGCAAAAAGGTAAGTTAGCGAATAAATAAATGAGAATGTATACAAACAAGCAAGCAAGAAAGTCAGTAAGTCAATACTTAAGTGTGCCGATAAGAAGGTGAGTCAGTAAGTAAGTTGATCAAAAAGTTTGTGAATGAGTAAATATATTAGTATTAGTAGTAAGCAATTCAGAAAATAGTAATAAGTGATTAGGTAagttaagtaagtaagtaagtaagtaagtaagcatgtaagtaagtaagtaagtaagtaagtaagaaagtaagtaagtaagtaagtaagaaagtaagaaagtaagtaagtaagtaagtaagtaagaaaATTAACGATGAACGATTAACGGAAAACGATTTACAATTTCAGATTACAGATTAACGATAAACGATTAAAAAGTCAAACCGAATTCAGAACgaaaaaattactcgaaaagTTTCTCGAAACGACCGCTCACAAAACTACTTGAAACACTGCTCGTAAAACTTCTCGAAATATATTCCCGAAAAACATTCTAGAAAAACTGCTCTTAAAAACTATTCGCAAAAACGGCTTAAAAACTCTACTCGATAAGCTATTCGTAAATGTAAAACAGTTCATGAATTCCTCAAAACACAGCTCGAAAAAAACTGCACTGAAAATTTGCTCGAAAATGTGCTCAAAATACTACCAGAAAAACTGATTAGCAAGCTGCTAAGGCTGAATAACTGTTCTCAAATCTGCTTGAAAAAATTGCTtggaaatctgtttataaaattattcttcAAAAGTGCTAGAAAAAATCTACTGCtcgaaaattgattaaaaaGCTACTTCATAATCAGCTCGAAAACATaactcgaaatttttttaaaaatctggttATAATATTGCTCCTTGAAACTGCTAGCAAAACAAACTACTCGAAAAGCTGTTGAACGTAAATGTAACGTAAAAATTTGACGTAAAAGTTGTGATGTAGAAATTTCTAGCCTAAGATTGGTGACAAACaatataaataatagaatgatgaATGATGAAAGAAATGGTTGTCCACTCCGGGTCGTTACGGAAGATGAAGAATTGATTTGTTTTGAGGGGGAGTCTCAAGATCGACCCTGGCCAACCATCCAAATCATGTAATCGTAATCGTTTCGGAAAAAAATCGATACTGTGAATTTGAAACAAGTGTCTTCTTAAACCAAGTAAAACTGTGAATACTTATCGCTACCAACAGCAAGCATTGTTCCAAAAATGACTAGAAAGCTTTACACGATATGAGAGTGATTTAGTAGCATGACAACGCTCCCAAACACTCTTCAAAAAGGATTAAAATAATCATTTCTAAACTCAGATGGGAACCTTTGTTCCTTCCGTCATACACCGCAGACTTGGCCCcttcaaactatcatttgtatTCATCGATGTCTTACGTACCTACTGAGCGGCACTTAACTAGAAGAATTCACCATTGAGAAAGCGAGAAAGTTTTTGTTATGCGTTGAGAATTTGTTGAACGGCACACTAGACGAAATGTTCGTTTAGTTTGTCGTTgtatttttccataaaaatgaaatgaaaatctggTATTTTCtcaatatgtgaaaatatgttgTTATTTTACTCAaagtatttattttgaatttactttacaatttattttgaaaattctgcATTAAAACTAGTCCCACGGAGCTCCAGCTCGAAAATCGAAAATGGCTCGCAAACACAACGAGAGCATTCATAGGCGTTGGAAGTTTTTATACGTCCACGAGCAAGACAGGGAAAGGCGATTTCGTTCGACGGCAATGAACTATCGTACGAGTCAAAAGACGGAAACCTTCAATGAGATGTTCTTGACCTTGCAACTTACTGACCAGTCCTTCCCCTATCCGACTACCTCCTCTTTGCCTTATTGAGCAACGCACTTTCTGAGCAATGTTTTGTTTCGGAAATGTCCATAAATGGCTCATCCTGCGGTACATCACCAAAGGCAGTAAATTCTTCTGGCAAGACTTTCACGAAATACCAAAAAGAAGGTAGAAAATGCTGACTTTAAATGTATTTTTCTAgacgaaatacaagaaataaatTAGAAGTACACGTAGTAACATTTTGTTAATGGTGGCATCGAAGAAGTACAGTCTTGATAGTTGAAGAATTACCGGAAAAAGTTAAAACCGAGATCAAATGTCATTACAATCATCATGCGATGGTTTTGTACGCCTAGAATCCACTAccaagtctattgaaacagaatggtCGACTTTCACAAAAGTAATGTAATGTAGTAATGTAACCCAGGTTTTTAAACTATCGAATTTGGATTCGAAGCACCTTTGAACCATTCaaagaaattaataaaattGATGGGATTTTCAACACCTTAGAGGACGTCGTTCGCAGCTTTCGAGACAGTGCGATTATTTGCTCGGATTTGGCTTTATGCCACTACTTGAAATCCGTGAAGCGTCTCAGGATTTTGTGCCGAAAACCGTTAGTGTCTCTGGAGTTTCTGCCCATCAAAGTTTTGTGAACTGCATCCGTTCGAAATTTAAGAGAGTCAAAGAAGGATTAagaaaatggcgaaaaagcttacAACTGGAAACGAATGTACAGACTGTCGTAAATGTCGAGTAATCTACTATTTAGGAAAATCTTAATTTACACTGTGCAAGAATGGATAGAACTTAAAAGTGAATATTTCTTTTTGTACTTAACCGAACAgcataatttttgttccatgCTATCGAAAATGTGatcagaaatttatgataaaatttgcaCTGTTGTGATATGAGCACAAATAACCCAAAATTATAGTTTTCTCAAATGCGTGGTATCAACGAGCATCAAAGAGAAAAAACTCATTACTTCACTAATCTTTCTCGTCGACAACTTTGGTGCAATGGGCAACATTGCGATTTCGCGTTTCGTACTAGGCaggtataaaatgtaaaaattgaaacgtttcattcattctagcATGCGCAGTTGACTTTGAAGTATCAGTAAATTAATCATCAAAGAactttgttgatattttcttccattgaaattattgtaaACCGTACCATGTGTACTCCTGCAGGTTTTTTTACATGTGTTAGAAAAATTCTGTAAATAAGTAATGATGCCATGCACAATTCACACGATCTTTTCATTTATGAAAACGATTTTAGATATTCTGAAGTGTGAATAaacgtgttagttttattcgtattaacGTTATCCAGTTAGGTCTCCGACATTACCGACTcactttttttaatgcgaattttttaCGCACCCACTTTTTGCTTTCGAAACATCAGTGCTGAAATCCTCATCAAATCTTACACTGAAAATCGATATTAACCAATGTTGAGGGAAATATTTACCAATGTTAAGCTTGTTTATGATCTACGCAAAAGTAGGTAGGAAATAAAAATTACAGAGTTGTATACAAGATATGACTGAGTacaatgacattaaaaataaagCAAGTTTCAGGTTCTTTAATTAaatccatttttttattatgataGGTGTACTTAACTTAAAAACTCATACAAGTAAAAGCGCAGAAATTGTTCTCGATTGACGATTGAATTGATTGATAAGTGATTCTACCCTTTCCAGAAATTCGTATCCTATTGATGACTTTCCATTTCTTTTATCTACAGAAAGCTTTGCTTCTGTAACATTTACTTCCGCGATACTGCGAATTTAGTTTGTAGGAAAAATTGTAAAGTTTATTGTATTTCGtcacatttaataaaaagaagtatctataattattttaatgaaacaACTTTGAACTAAatccaaggggagagtcgcttaactatattgtgcctctaaaaaaacacgtgatatactgtgagtctaagtgtgccatgctgttccccatgaaacagctacttgtcaaaaccaatattgccaatattgatagtgccaatagtgccaatattgataaatgcgccaacgcattgtattcatgtgtgattggcacattgttctaagcgtcctttCCCTTGACTTAATCCGTTTGCATGCCACCATTTCACTCGTAGATAGGGATTTAGTTTTGTCATTCCCTTACTACCTGTTTCGTTTTACAGGCAGCCACCGACTAAAGTGGAAATTGTAACATAGCATATACCGACTTTTTTGGTGTTGGCTTGATTAGCAATGGTAAATTGTGGTTTTGGAACCATTTTTTCTCaccaaatttttggaaaaattacaTGGTAACTCTCTGGTCTGGTTCATACTGTGCAGAACGGAAACCGATCGAAGCAGAACAGCTACCGAATGAGATACGAGATTTGAagcaacgatcgaaaccgtcggccgtgTGAAAGAAATCaaaaggatgacatcattacggcatgctgtgattggctcgagaaaacataggtcaaccaGTTTTTTCAATGGCATACTATTGAAGTACTTACCCACGACTTTGCCTCATATGTTTAGGTTAAATGTTCCCgagtcgattggtagttaaattataaaaatccatcaacaaatgactgagtttttATCgtacaaaattatgacagaaaattgTAACGTGGCTAGTTTTGCACTTATTATTTGACACCCAGCTCCGTATAGTGAAAAAGTGAGGgatttttaatgataaaaaaatggCTGTTATCCAAATTTTAGGTATcagatgtacaactttgcttccgccgtttttttttattgcgaaaaagtgcttagaggtgtattattcaaagtattgttcgtCGCTagcggatcccggctcgaaaaaagaagtccgcttttgacgctatccatgaagaaatcgatttttccaactcttcgaaggattgaaaatgttgatctgccaggccgtgtgccatcgaacggaggatgactttgtcatgtcgctcgtGATATTGTGGCTGCTTTtcgtttagcgcgcgactaaggcgcatcagttgcgttcggtagcgatctcctgtgatggtttcacccggttttaagagctcgtagtaaatcacatcgagctgatcccaccaaatagaaATCATAACCTTGACGACGTGAATGTTCgggtttgccttcgacgaagtagcatgcccgggctttccccatgattttctgcgttacgattcgatgtaaaaaccccttacgattttgtctttgaagcagttgctcacatacacacagacggcGCTCgacgtccctcggtttcaactcgtacggcacccagtttccttctttttgaatcatgcccagggccttgagacgttttgaaatggcttgcttaCTCACtctcaacgattcggcaagctcttctaggGGTtcagcacgaatcttcatcaagcaatgcttctagctgtttatctttgaaggttttttctcttccaccaccatgtttgtcttcgacatcgaaatcaccatttttaaaacgttgaaaccactcccgacgcgttcttttactcagagcagcatcaccgtaggtttctgagagcattcgatgcgcttcagctgctttttttcgaattgtaacagaaaagtaaaacttccgcaaatggcgagaattgggtacataaacagacattttcgagcgtgaataatacgaaaacaagaacaactgaaacggcgatgacaattcgttagacaTTGTACACACTCacattaaaggcattatcatctatgtcttttgaccagcctcagccggcacAGCcagctatcggaaaacggcggaagcaaagttgtacacctgacaaTTTTAAGATTAAAGACTGTCtaagaaagtatggacacactttgatttcgctgtaaataattcacaagtggtagatattcaaattttattcgatatactgataatattagactacaacaccagaatattattctcaacatttgctacttagccattgtagactagctggcgcaccttcttgcgaacgttcctcattaaattccgtacagacttcttggcgacaagttttgacacttttttataatgtttttcgaactgttgaatggtttcagctgccgagacatgtttcctaagatgtgccttcgttaatgcccaaaattcctcaattggtcaaagttgtgTTGTGTCTTTTGGGATTTGTGACGAAAGTGGCATTTtttgtagtataccattctaccgttgatttcgagtagtggcaagaagtaagatctggccagacgacaacaggatccttgtggcttcgaatcatgggtagaagtcgtttttgtaaacattccttgatgtatatttcgctgttgattgaagcagtggtgatgaagggtttcgaaatcttactgcaACTGCAAACTGCTTGCcggagctttcttaccaaatttttcgacttcaatcgatgtctcggac
This genomic window contains:
- the LOC131428563 gene encoding putative odorant receptor 92a produces the protein LTSSCFMGNSMAHLDSNPVASPYISVLTMQLVQEISHPKARVLPLGLKVLQHIGLWGTQRNRFKYIFLVGSLVVVWIGPKLVFGPGKEGFNSLIRSTAEAIFLTENCITMVSFAAKNQTFEQLIDILECILQRKWPEQLEDEIESFNRRMEKLSKIYAIYIAFLLFVFLSVPTLTSVIQLITLDEADRGDFTLIYELQFYWLDILRNPTHFFIFTAFCYPASCCSAVIVALKGIVFQQIIYYGSKLFDLLAKRIDAMANIAQLNGRRVELREIIVLHQMALKYLEHLESTMTVILMNQMMSCTLVWCLMLFYVTKNFGPEAVPVIILFLLMVVEMAVYCTNGTILSDKAAKIANAMYAYSWYREPVDVQKAAQFIIQRAQKPAGVTAAKFYFVDIEKFATTAQATFSYYLILKNSL